In the Pleuronectes platessa chromosome 8, fPlePla1.1, whole genome shotgun sequence genome, one interval contains:
- the hs6st2 gene encoding heparan-sulfate 6-O-sulfotransferase 2: MDEKSSGSHQRLLIVLLMSLLFGVIMVQYVCPSRSECRMLHQLGSWLKVGGATGSRSGGNGAQDGPQKDPYIAEDGALVRFVPRFNFTKADLNRGVDFNIKGDDVIVFLHIQKTGGTTFGRHLVRNIQLERPCECHAGQKKCTCYRPGKKETWLFSRFSTGWSCGLHADWTELTKCVPSRMDTKEAPLNLLRRNYYYITILRDPVSRYLSEWRHVQRGATWKASLHVCEGRSPTLSELPSCYSGDDWSGCSLQEFMDCPYNLANNRQTRMLADLSLVGCYNVSSMSEEERWAVLLESAKRNLRGMAFFGLTEYQRKTQYLFERTFNLEFIAPFTQLNGTRASGVDVPPETQHRIRQLNRWDVELYEYGRDLFLQRFQVARQHERRKARERRQQERRRLRGRLAKQGRQLKPTGTPRQPDSHSAVTEEQQREVLLPEWWDLDENSTMEDYMDNVEQW; the protein is encoded by the exons ATGGATGAGAAATCCAGCGGCAGCCACCAGCGGCTCCTGATCGTCCTGCTCATGTCGTTACTCTTTGGCGTCATTATGGTCCAGTACGTGTGCCCGAGCAGGTCGGAGTGCCGCATGCTGCACCAGCTGGGGTCCTGGCTGAAAGTCGGCGGGGCAACTGGTTCCCGGAGCGGAGGTAATGGAGCTCAAGACGGGCCCCAGAAGGATCCGTACATCGCAGAGGACGGCGCCCTGGTGCGCTTTGTCCCGCGATTCAACTTCACCAAAGCTGATTTGAACCGCGGCGTAGACTTCAACATCAAAGGGGATGATGTTATAGTGTTTCTGCACATTCAAAAAACAGGGGGCACCACCTTCGGTCGACACCTGGTGCGGAACATTCAGCTGGAGAGGCCGTGCGAGTGCCACGCAGGCCAGAAGAAGTGTACCTGTTACCGGCCAGGTAAAAAAGAAACCTGGCTCTTCTCCCGCTTCTCCACCGGCTGGAGCTGCGGACTCCACGCGGACTGGACCGAGCTCACCAAGTGTGTCCCGTCACGCATGGACACGAAAGAAGCTCCACTGAACCTGCTCAG GAGAAACTATTATTACATAACCATCCTGAGAGACCCTGTATCGCGCTACCTGAGTGAGTGGCGTCACGTGCAGCGAGGTGCCACATGGAAAGCCTCGTTACACGTGTGTGAAGGACGTTCACCCACGTTGTCTGAGCTGCCGAGCTGCTACTCTGGAGATGACTGGTCGGGTTGCTCCCTGCAGGAGTTCATGGACTGCCCCTACAACCTAGCCAACAATCGGCAGACCCGCATGCTGGCTGACCTCAGCCTGGTAGGGTGCTACAACGTCTCTTCCATGAGTGAGGAGGAGCGGTGGGCAGTGCTGCTGGAGAGTGCTAAACGTAACCTACGGGGCATGGCCTTCTTTGGGCTGACCGAGTACCAGCGTAAGACCCAGTACCTGTTCGAGCGCACCTTCAACTTGGAGTTCATCGCACCGTTCACGCAGCTCAACGGCACGCGCGCCTCCGGTGTGGACGTGCCTCCTGAGACGCAGCACAGAATCCGCCAGCTCAATCGATGGGATGTGGAGCTGTATGAGTATGGCCGTGACCTTTTCTTACAGCGTTTCCAGGTGGCGAGGCAGCACGAGCGCAGGAAGGCCAGAGAAAGGCgtcagcaggagaggaggcggCTTCGTGGAAGGCTCGCAAAGCAAGGGAGGCAGCTGAAGCCTACAGGAACACCGCGACAGCCGGACAGCCACTCTGCAGTtactgaggagcagcagagggaggtgCTACTCCCAGAGTGGTGGGATCTGGATGAGAATAGCACCATGGAGGACTACATGGACAATGTTGAACAGTGGTAG
- the hnrnpaba gene encoding heterogeneous nuclear ribonucleoprotein A/Ba isoform X1, translating into MHGARVYRSKWFNSSNMSETEQQYMETSENGHEVDDDFNGAGLGEEGIEDSAVNECEEAAGPDAQADADAEADLDGDSQNGGNEGGQIDASKGEEDAGKMFVGGLSWDTSKKDLKDYFSKFGEVTDCTIKMDQQTGRSRGFGFILFKEAVSVDKVLEQKEHRLDGRQIDPKKAMAMKKDPIKKIFVGGLNPDTSKEVIQEYFGTFGEIETIELPQDPKTDKRRGFVFITYKEEAPLKVMEKKYHNVGGSKCEVKVAQPKEVYQQQQYGSRGYVGRGRARGGQGQNWNQGYNNYWNQGYNQNYGYGQQGYGYGGYGNYDYSAGYYGYGGGYDYNQGNTSYGKTPRRGGHQSSYKPY; encoded by the exons ATGCACGGAGCGCGAGTGTACCGGTCAAAATG GTTTAACAGTTCAAACATGTCTGAGACCGAGCAGCAGTACATGGAAACATCGGAAAACGGCCACGAAGTCGACGATGATTTCAACGGAGCCGGCCTCGGCGAGGAGGGGATCGAAGACAGCGCCGTGAATGAGTGCGAGGAGGCTGCGGGGCCCGACGCGCAGGCTGACGCCGACGCCGAAGCGGACCTGGACGGGGATTCGCAGAACGGCGGCAACGAGGGCGGACAGATCGACGCCAGCAAAGGCGAGGAGGATGCCGG gAAAATGTTTGTTGGTGGTCTCAGCTGGGACACGAGCAAGAAGGATCTTAAAGATTACTTCTCCAAGTTCGGTGAAGTGACAGACTGCACTATAAAGATGGACCAGCAGACAGGCCGGTCAAGAGGCTTTGGCTTCATTCTCTTTAAAGAGGCAGTCAGTGTAGATAAG GTTCTTGAACAGAAGGAGCACAGGTTAGATGGACGACAAATTGACCCAAAGAAGGCCATGGCCATGAAGAAAGACCCGATCAAGAAAATCTTCGTGGGCGGCCTCAACCCTGATACTTCAAAGGAGGTCATTCAGGAGTACTTTGGAACCTTTGGAGAG ATCGAGACCATTGAGCTTCCCCAAGATCCAAAGACAGACAAGAGGAGAGGATTCGTGTTCATCACATATAAGGAAGAGGCTCCCCTCAAGGTTATGGAGAAGAAGTACCATAACGTTGGTGGAAGCAAG TGCGAAGTTAAAGTAGCCCAGCCCAAAGAGGtctaccagcagcagcagtacgGTTCTCGTGGATATGTTGGACGTGGCAGGGCCCGTGGAG GCCAAGGCCAGAACTGGAATCAAGGCTACAATAACTACTGGAACCAGGGATACAACCAGAACTATGGTTATGGACAGCAAGGATACGGATATGGCGGCTATGGCAACTATGACTACTCTGCTGGTTATTACGGCTATGGGGGTGGCTACGACTACA ACCAGGGCAATACAAGCTATGGGAAAACTCCAAGACGTGGAGGCCACCAGAGTAGCTACAAGCCATACTGA
- the zgc:153018 gene encoding transmembrane protein 179-like — translation MELDRRLLLAHCAVHALSIAAGLLVVVPMALNGSAFKGRCALFTTGYWRTDSRAEAPEQPGDVSQLLVQQWGPLATCQFATFVGIFSVLYGAAQGWRCLFYLHGRHDDTLFSSFLTVLLSVCVLFLSGGASVLLSLGLASWCDTVTDYNTRPFSCAESQSVPLYLDVDTSSFYTELNLAQVSLWGVTALWLAQSILAFLRLYHSHRQHISGPCLPREKEFLLGHSPSESGSSPSPPHPPVTPTILV, via the exons ATGGAGCTGGACCGGCGGCTGCTGCTGGCCCACTGTGCGGTCCACGCCCTGTCCATCGCGGCGGGGCTGCTGGTGGTCGTGCCCATGGCTCTCAACGGCTCCGCTTTCAAAGGCCGATGCGCCCTCTTCACCACCGGCTACTGGAGGACCGATAGCCGGGCCGAGGCGCCGGAGCAGCCGGGGGACGTCTCCCAGCTGCTGGTGCAGCAGTGGGGGCCACTCGCCACCTGCCAGTTCGCCACGTTCGTCGGTATCTTCTCGGTGCTGTACGGGGCAGCCCAGGGATGGAGGTGTCTCTTCTACCTGCATGGACGACACGACGA CACCCTGTTTTCCTCCTTCCTGACTGTGctgctgagtgtgtgcgtgctctTCCTGTCTGGAGGGGCCAGTGTCCTCTTGTCTCTGGGTCTGGCCTCGTGGTGCGACACTGTGACTGACTACAACACACGACCATTCAG CTGTGCAGAGTCCCAGTCTGTTCCATTGTATCTGGATGTGGACACCTCCTCTTTCTACACAGAGCTCAATCTGGCTCAG GTTTCTCTGTGGGGTGTGACGGCTCTGTGGCTGGCTCAGTCCATCCTGGCTTTCCTGCGGCTCTACCACTCCCATAGacagcacatcagtgggccgtgTCTTCCCCGAGAGAAAGAGTTCCTCCTGGGACACAGTCCATCTGAGAGTGGCAGctccccctcacctccacatccCCCGGTGACACCCACCATCTTAGTCTGA
- the LOC128446200 gene encoding nucleoside diphosphate kinase homolog 5, whose product MEPNSFRRIYVERTLALIKPDAIHRSEEIEDVILKSGFAVLQKRKLQLSPEQCSDFYTDQYGKYFFPNLTAFMSSGPIIALTLARSNAVAYWRILMGPVNSPKARETHPGCLRAKYGTCDLKNALHGSESFYAAEREIKFMFPNSVIEPFPSRAETEEYLRKHVNPTLVRGLTQLCKHKPLNPSVWLADWLIKNCPNKPQICDGAAVEDRKKEKNT is encoded by the exons ATGGAACCGAACTCATTTCGTCGCATTTACGTAGAGAGAACCCTGGCTCTCATTAAACCAGACGCCATCCACAGAAGTGAGGAGATCGAAGACGTTATCCTCAAATCGGGATTCGCTGTCTTGCAG AAGCGGAAGCTGCAGCTAAGTCCAGAGCAATGCAGCGACTTCTACACAGACCAGTATGGAAAGTACTTCTTTCCCAACTTGACTGCCTTCATGAGCTCTGGCCCCATCATCGCCCTGACGCTGGCCCGCAGCAATGCTGTTGCCTACTGGAGGATTCTCATGGGGCCTGTCAACAGCCCCAAGGCTCGAGAAACTCACCCAGGATG CCTTAGGGCAAAGTATGGCACTTGTGACCTGAAGAACGCACTCCATGGCAGTGAGTCATTTTATGCAGCTGAGAGGGAGATCAAATTCATGTTCCCAAACT ctgttaTTGAGCCCTTTCCTTCGAGAGCAGAAACCGAAGAATACCTGAGAAAGCATGTGAATCCAACTCTGGTTCGAGGGCTAACTCAGCTCTGCAAGCACAAGCCACTCAACCCCTCT GTCTGGCTAGCTGACTGGCTGATCAAAAACTGTCCCAACAAGCCTCAAATATGTGATGGAGCAGCTgtggaagacaggaagaaagagaagaatacATAA
- the nme5 gene encoding nucleoside diphosphate kinase homolog 5 — MEQNSYPRIYVERTLALIKPDAIHRSEEIEDVILKSGFSVLQKRKLQLSPEQCSDFYVDHFGKFFFPNLSAFMSSGPIIALTLARSNAVAYWRILMGPLNSPKARETHPESLRAKYGTCDLKNALHGSESFYAAEREIKFMFPNSVIEPFPSREETEEYLSKHVNPTLVRGLTQLCRHKPLNPCVWLADWLIKNCPNRPQICDGAAVEDRKKGKNT, encoded by the exons ATGGAACAGAACTCATATCCTCGCATTTACGTAGAGAGAACCCTGGCTCTCATTAAACCAGACGCCATCCACAGAAGTGAGGAGATCGAAGACGTTATCCTCAAATCGGGATTCTCTGTGTTGCAG AAGCGGAAGCTGCAGCTAAGTCCAGAGCAATGCAGCGACTTCTACGTAGACCATTTTGGGAAGTTCTTCTTTCCCAACTTGTCTGCCTTCATGAGCTCTGGCCCCATCATCGCCCTGACGCTGGCCCGCAGCAATGCTGTTGCCTACTGGAGGATTCTCATGGGGCCTCTCAACAGCCCCAAGGCTCGAGAAACTCACCCAGAAAG ccttaGAGCAAAGTATGGCACTTGTGACCTGAAGAACGCACTCCATGGCAGTGAGTCATTTTATGCAGCTGAGAGGGAGATCAAATTCATGTTCCCAAACT ctgttaTTGAGCCCTTTCCTTCGAGAGAAGAAACCGAAGAATACCTGAGCAAGCATGTGAATCCAACTCTGGTTCGAGGGCTCACTCAGCTCTGCAGGCACAAGCCACTCAACCCCTGT GTTTGGCTAGCTGACTGGCTGATCAAAAACTGTCCCAACAGGCCTCAAATATGTGATGGAGCAGCTgtggaagacaggaagaaagggaaGAATACATAA
- the rack1 gene encoding guanine nucleotide-binding protein subunit beta-2-like 1, which translates to MTEQMTVRGTLKGHSGWVTQIATTPQYPDMILSASRDKTIIMWKLTRDETNYGIPQRSLKGHSHFVSDVVISSDGQFALSGAWDSTLRLWDLTTGATTRQFVGHTKDVLSVAFSADNRQIVSGSRDKTIKLWNTLGVCKYTIQDEGHSEWVSCVRFSPNSSNPIIVSCGWDKLVKVWNLANCKLKTNHIGHTGFLNTVTVSPDGSLCASGGKDGQAMLWDLNEGKHLYTLDSGDMINALCFSPNRYWLCAATGPSIKIWDLEGKIIVDELRQEVISTNSKAEPPQCTSLAWSADGQTLFAGYTDNLIRVWQVTIGTR; encoded by the exons ATGACCGAGCAGATGACAGTGAGGGGGACCCTGAAGGGGCACAGCGGATGGGTCACCCAGATCGCCACGACGCCCCAGTATCCCGACATGATTCTGTCGGCGTCCCGAG ACAAGACCATCATCATGTGGAAGCTGACCCGTGATGAAACCAACTATGGCATCCCCCAGCGCTCCCTGAAGGGCCACTCTCACTTTGTGAGTGATGTGGTCATCTCCTCAGATGGACAGTTCGCCCTGTCCGGTGCCTGGGACTCGACCCTCCGCCTGTGGGATCTCACCAC CGGTGCCACCACTCGCCAATTTGTTGGACACACCAAGGATGTTCTGAGTGTGGCCTTCTCTGCTGATAACCGCCAGATTGTGTCTGGATCCCGGGACAAGACCATCAAGCTATGGAACACTCTTGGAGTCTGCAAATACACCATCCAG GATGAGGGCCACTCTGAGTGGGTGTCCTGTGTGCGCTTCTCCCCCAACAGCAGCAACCCCATCATTGTCTCCTGTGGCTGGGACAAGCTGGTTAAG GTGTGGAACCTGGCCAACTGCAAGCTGAAGACCAACCACATTGGCCACACTGGCTTCCTGAACACAGTGACTGTCTCTCCTGATGGCTCCCTGTGTGCATCTGGTGGAAAG GACGGTCAGGCCATGCTCTGGGACCTGAATGAGGGCAAGCACCTGTACACCCTGGACAGTGGTGACATGATCAATGCCCTCTGCTTCAGCCCCAACCGTTACTGGCTGTGTGCCGCCACTGGCCCAAGCATCAAGATCTGG GATTTGGAGGGCAAGATCATTGTGGATGAgctgagacaggaagtgatcagCACAAATAGCAAGGCTGAACCCCCACAGTGTACTTCCCTGGCATGGTCTGCTGATGGACAG ACCCTGTTTGCTGGCTACACTGACAACCTGATCAGAGTGTGGCAGGTCACTATTGGAACACGATAA
- the hnrnpaba gene encoding heterogeneous nuclear ribonucleoprotein A/Ba isoform X2 has translation MSETEQQYMETSENGHEVDDDFNGAGLGEEGIEDSAVNECEEAAGPDAQADADAEADLDGDSQNGGNEGGQIDASKGEEDAGKMFVGGLSWDTSKKDLKDYFSKFGEVTDCTIKMDQQTGRSRGFGFILFKEAVSVDKVLEQKEHRLDGRQIDPKKAMAMKKDPIKKIFVGGLNPDTSKEVIQEYFGTFGEIETIELPQDPKTDKRRGFVFITYKEEAPLKVMEKKYHNVGGSKCEVKVAQPKEVYQQQQYGSRGYVGRGRARGGQGQNWNQGYNNYWNQGYNQNYGYGQQGYGYGGYGNYDYSAGYYGYGGGYDYNQGNTSYGKTPRRGGHQSSYKPY, from the exons ATGTCTGAGACCGAGCAGCAGTACATGGAAACATCGGAAAACGGCCACGAAGTCGACGATGATTTCAACGGAGCCGGCCTCGGCGAGGAGGGGATCGAAGACAGCGCCGTGAATGAGTGCGAGGAGGCTGCGGGGCCCGACGCGCAGGCTGACGCCGACGCCGAAGCGGACCTGGACGGGGATTCGCAGAACGGCGGCAACGAGGGCGGACAGATCGACGCCAGCAAAGGCGAGGAGGATGCCGG gAAAATGTTTGTTGGTGGTCTCAGCTGGGACACGAGCAAGAAGGATCTTAAAGATTACTTCTCCAAGTTCGGTGAAGTGACAGACTGCACTATAAAGATGGACCAGCAGACAGGCCGGTCAAGAGGCTTTGGCTTCATTCTCTTTAAAGAGGCAGTCAGTGTAGATAAG GTTCTTGAACAGAAGGAGCACAGGTTAGATGGACGACAAATTGACCCAAAGAAGGCCATGGCCATGAAGAAAGACCCGATCAAGAAAATCTTCGTGGGCGGCCTCAACCCTGATACTTCAAAGGAGGTCATTCAGGAGTACTTTGGAACCTTTGGAGAG ATCGAGACCATTGAGCTTCCCCAAGATCCAAAGACAGACAAGAGGAGAGGATTCGTGTTCATCACATATAAGGAAGAGGCTCCCCTCAAGGTTATGGAGAAGAAGTACCATAACGTTGGTGGAAGCAAG TGCGAAGTTAAAGTAGCCCAGCCCAAAGAGGtctaccagcagcagcagtacgGTTCTCGTGGATATGTTGGACGTGGCAGGGCCCGTGGAG GCCAAGGCCAGAACTGGAATCAAGGCTACAATAACTACTGGAACCAGGGATACAACCAGAACTATGGTTATGGACAGCAAGGATACGGATATGGCGGCTATGGCAACTATGACTACTCTGCTGGTTATTACGGCTATGGGGGTGGCTACGACTACA ACCAGGGCAATACAAGCTATGGGAAAACTCCAAGACGTGGAGGCCACCAGAGTAGCTACAAGCCATACTGA